The DNA sequence GGGCCGTTTTTGTAGGCCGGCTTCAGGATGTCCACAGCTTCTTCCTCGTCCCAGACGATTGCCTGGCCGATGAAGCGTTCTTCCACTTTTTGGCCGCCTTTGACCAGGAAGGTCGTCAGCGTATTCTTCGGCAGTTTGTGGGCCAATTTGCCGATGCCTTTTCTCAGGCTGTATGGGATTTTTTCATAGGTCTCCATTTTCTTGGATGGTTCGTACCAAGAGTAGCCGCCGAAAATTTCATCCGCGCCTTCACCCGAAAGCACGACCGTCACATCTTTCTTCGCCAATTCAGCCAAGAAATACAAGGGAACGGAAGACGGATTCGATTGCGGTTCATCCATATGGTATTGGATGGTAGGCAGGGCATGGAAAGCCTCTTCAGGCGAGATGTACTTGCGGACATTCTCGATGCCGAGGATTTTGGAAAGATCTGCAGCCTGGTTGGTTTCGTTGAACATTTTTTCATATTCGGAGAAGCCGACCGAGAAGGATTTTTCCGGTTTCATCAAGGCTGTGACCAAGCTGGAATCGACGCCGCCTGAAAGGAAAGCGCCGGTCTTCACGTCACTGATTTTATGGGCCCTGACGGAATCGGCCATCGTTGCTTTGACTTCTTCCACATAGCTTTCCAAGGTGCCGTTTTCGGCATGGAATTTTTTGTCCCAATATTCGACCGTATGGATATCGTTGCCTTTAAGCACCATATAATGCGCCGGCTTCAATTTGTGGACGCCCTTGAAGAAGGTTTCACCCATCGAAGAGTATTGCAGCGTCAAGTAGGGACGCAAAGCATCCTTATTCACTTCTTTGATGAAAGCAGGGTGAGCCAAAAATGACTTGATTTCAGAACCGAAAAGCAGGCTGCCGTCGGTTGTGTTTGTCGTATAGTACAACGGTTTGATGCCGAAGCCGTCACGGGCGATGAACATTGTATCGTTCAGCTTGTCCCAGATCGCGAACGCGAACATGCCGCGCAGTTGTTTCACGAAGTCATAACCGTATTCTTTGTAGCCATAAATCAAAACTTCACTATCTGTTTTGGAATGGAAGATGTGTCCTTTTTGCTTCAGATCTTCGCGCAACTCCTGGAAGTTGAAGATTTCGCCGTTGAACACCAATACCAAATTTCCGTCTGCACTGTACATCGGTTGCTTTCCGTTATCGGAAAGATCGATGATGCTCAATCGGCGGAAGCCTAACGTTACCTTGTCATCAGAATACATGCCGCCGCTGTCTGGCCCGCGGTGGACGATCCTGTTCATCATACCTTCAATCACAGTCTGATGGTTCCATGCAGTCGATCCATGGATGTATCCAACAAAACCACACATTTATACCACTCCTTAAGTATCTCTTGCTAGATCAGAATGTCTGTCCGTCTAGAGTCCAATCTATTCTATCACAAATGGAAAATCATTAAAAGAAATTATCCAATGGCAAAGCTTGGCGGAATCCCCCAAAAAAGAAAAAACAAGACAATCCACGTTTTGTGGGAGTGCCTTGTCCTTTCGACTTCACTGCGTATTTTGTTCACTCAATGTTTACGGGTCACTTTGCTGGATGGGTCTAATCGTTTTTCCAAAAGGCCCAGCAACCAATCGGCCAGAACAGCCATCAAGGCTGTCGGGATAGCGCCGGCCAGGATGATGGCTGTCCCGTTCGTTGCGTTCACACCGCGGGAAATGATATCCCCCAAACCGCCGGCGCCGATGAAGGTACCGATGGCGGTGATGCCGATCGCAACGACCAAAGCATTACGCAATCCGGCCATGATGACGGAAAGGGACAAAGGCAATTCGACCATATAGGTCAATTGCATCCGCGTCATCCCCATGCCTTTACCGGTATCCAACAGCGCGGCATCGACATTCCGCACACCGGTAAAGGTGTTTTTGATGATCGGCAGCAGCGAATACAGGAAGACGGTCGCAATGACGGTATCCGATCCGAGTCCGAGTCCCAGCATCAAAATGGACAACAGGGCCAGGGAAGGGATGGTCTGGATGACATTGGCGGCGCCGATGATCCAATCCGCCAGTTTTTTATGGCGTGCGATCCAAAAACCGAGCGGAATCGCCACAATCGCCGCGAACAGCACACCGTAAATGGAGATCAGAAAATGGCGGGTGAATTGTTCGAATACATAGC is a window from the uncultured Trichococcus sp. genome containing:
- the asnB gene encoding asparagine synthase (glutamine-hydrolyzing): MCGFVGYIHGSTAWNHQTVIEGMMNRIVHRGPDSGGMYSDDKVTLGFRRLSIIDLSDNGKQPMYSADGNLVLVFNGEIFNFQELREDLKQKGHIFHSKTDSEVLIYGYKEYGYDFVKQLRGMFAFAIWDKLNDTMFIARDGFGIKPLYYTTNTTDGSLLFGSEIKSFLAHPAFIKEVNKDALRPYLTLQYSSMGETFFKGVHKLKPAHYMVLKGNDIHTVEYWDKKFHAENGTLESYVEEVKATMADSVRAHKISDVKTGAFLSGGVDSSLVTALMKPEKSFSVGFSEYEKMFNETNQAADLSKILGIENVRKYISPEEAFHALPTIQYHMDEPQSNPSSVPLYFLAELAKKDVTVVLSGEGADEIFGGYSWYEPSKKMETYEKIPYSLRKGIGKLAHKLPKNTLTTFLVKGGQKVEERFIGQAIVWDEEEAVDILKPAYKNGPDIRTITKPIYDEVKGQDDVTKMQYLDLNLWMPGDILLKADKMSMAHSLELRVPFLDKEVMELAKRIPSDYRVNEIDTKYVLRRAAADVLPEEWAKRPKLGFPTPIRHWLREEEFYNEVRKAFSSDYAAEFFDTAKLVQILDDNYTKKLDYGRQIWTAYIFLVWYKRFFIDETPVSAEDFAA
- a CDS encoding ABC transporter permease; the encoded protein is MMNLSEMNTLQQLLYYYRENAGYVFEQFTRHFLISIYGVLFAAIVAIPLGFWIARHKKLADWIIGAANVIQTIPSLALLSILMLGLGLGSDTVIATVFLYSLLPIIKNTFTGVRNVDAALLDTGKGMGMTRMQLTYMVELPLSLSVIMAGLRNALVVAIGITAIGTFIGAGGLGDIISRGVNATNGTAIILAGAIPTALMAVLADWLLGLLEKRLDPSSKVTRKH